One genomic window of Anthonomus grandis grandis chromosome 3, icAntGran1.3, whole genome shotgun sequence includes the following:
- the LOC126733747 gene encoding general transcription factor IIF subunit 2 yields MSKDTHIDRDLDLSNANRGVWLVKVPKYVANRWEKAPNDMEVGKLKITKQQGQKPQVSLTLSNAILNLNEAGEESIPKDHRLDVSTVTQQTLGVFSHVIPEKTDSVVPETEKLYMEGKIVQKLECRPYADNCYMKLKLESIRKASMPVRKVKQLERVVQSYKPVSDHKNNIEYLERKKAEGKKARDDKDAVLEMLFSAFEKHQYYNIKDLVKITKQPITYLKEILKEVCNYNLKNPHKNMWELKPEYRHYQKPDGETADKKEGDSDDD; encoded by the exons ATGTCCAAAGACACTCACATAGACCGTGATCTGGACCTGAGTAATGCGAATCGCGGCGTCTGGTTGGTAAAAGTGCCAAAATATGTGGCCAACCGATGGGAAAAAGCCCCAAATGACATGGAGGTgggcaaattaaaaataacaaa GCAACAGGGACAAAAACCTCAGGTATCTTTAACTTTATCCAATGCTATCTTAAACTTAAATGAGGCAGGCGAAGAAAGCATACCGAAGGACCACAGACTGGACGTTTCTACCGTTACACAGCAGACTTTAGGGGTCTTTTCACACGTTATAC CTGAAAAAACTGACTCAGTAGTACCTGAAACTGAGAAGCTGTACATGGAGGGTAAAATAGTGCAAAAACTAGAATGCAGGCCATATGCAGATAATTGCTATATGAAACTCAAACTAGAGTCCATCAGAAAAGCTTCTATGCCCGTGAGAAAAGTGAAACAATTAGAGAGGGTCGTGCAGAGCTACAAACCAGTTTCAGATcacaaaaataat ATCGAATATCTGGAGCGTAAAAAGGCCGAAGGGAAAAAGGCGAGGGACGACAAAGACGCCGTCTTGGAAATGCTATTTTCTGCCTTTGAAAAGCATCAGTATTACAACATCAAGGACCTCGTCAAAATCACCAAGCAACCGATAACatacttaaaagaaattttaaaggaAGTTTGTAACTATAACTTGAAAAACCCGCACAAGAACATGTGGGAACTGAAGCCTGAGTACAGACATTATCAAAAACCAGATGGGGAGACTGCTGACAAAAAAGAGGGGGACTCCGATGATGATTGA
- the LOC126733746 gene encoding ceramide transfer protein, giving the protein MADEHSSDESDLENQAEFGAVLSKWTNYIHGWQDRFIVLKNGTLSYYKSEHERGYGCRGALSLAKAVIKPHEFDECRFDVAVNDCVWYLRADNVDIKQRWIEALESCKVESGYGTGSETSLKRHDSSASLQSHNYSTASGSSFKRGSRTLREKLAEIETYKDILTQQIDTLQKYFDSCVQTESPNNKDNKLPIVDFKGEAITFKTTTAAVIDTLAHCADLVSQREESWRKRLEREKERRRHTEILTQKYFEQLQKSRNMHPGPDMEEGPHSVLADDEFYDAVESGLDKMEEEQELREKLKSGQMIPVTPSPTSSSAVQHRLWPEIERVVKQQVTMAKMGIGECGTGWQLFAEDGEMKMYRREEEVNGMVVDPLKAVHVVKGITGHEVCHYFFSPKYRYDWETTLEHMNVVETISDDTLIFLQMHKRIWPFNQRDVLFWSHMRKLPNDQDRDGPDMWTVVNNSTELPEYPENVGKIVRIFLNVCLLCQTRVHPPKDGAPITRDNVSCKITYCSVVNPGGWAPASVLRALYKREYPKFLKRFTGYVINQTKDKPLMF; this is encoded by the exons ATGGCGGACGAGCACAGTAGCGACGAATCGGATTTGGAAAATCAGGCGGAATTCGGGGCGGTTTTGAGCAAATGGACGAATTACATCCACGGGTGGCAGGACCGTTTTATCGTGCTGAAAAATGGCACTTTGTCTTATTATAAAAGTGAACACGAACGGGGTTACGGTTGCAGGGGAGCCCTGTCACTTGCCAAAGCCGTTATCAAG CCTCACGAGTTCGACGAGTGCAGGTTCGATGTGGCGGTGAACGATTGCGTTTGGTACCTTAGGGCCGATAATGTTGACATCAAACAAAGATGGATAGAGGCCCTGGAGTCTTGTAAG GTGGAATCTGGTTATGGTACTGGATCGGAAACAAGCCTAAAAAGGCATGACTCTTCCGCCAGTTTACAATCGCACAATTATAGCACAGCTTCGGGCAGCAGTTTTAAAAGGGGGTCGAGAACGTTGCGGGAAAAACTGGCCGAAATTGAAACTTATAAGGACATTTTAACACAACAAATTGACACTTTACAGAAATATTTTGACTCTTGTGTACAGACAGAATCTCCTAATAATAAAG aTAATAAGTTGCCGATAGTGGATTTTAAAGGGGAAGCGATCACATTTAAAACCACAACGGCCGCGGTTATAGATACTTTGGCACATTGTGCCGATTTGGTCTCTCAAAGGGAGGAATCTTGGAGGAAGAGGTTGGAAAGGGAAAAGGAGAGGAGGAGGCACACGGAAATTTTGACTCAGAAATATTTCGAACAGTTACAAAAGTCCAGGAATATGCATCCGGGGCCCGATATGGAG GAGGGGCCGCACAGCGTCTTGGCAGATGATGAATTCTACGACGCCGTGGAGTCCGGCCTGGACAAAATGGAGGAGGAGCAGGAATTAcgggaaaaattgaaaagtggCCAAATGATTCCCGTTACGCCGTCACCGACTTCCTCTTCCGCGGTACAGCACCGACTATGGCCAGAG ATCGAGCGAGTGGTAAAACAGCAGGTGACGATGGCGAAAATGGGCATCGGCGAGTGCGGCACCGGTTGGCAATTGTTCGCCGAAGACGGCGAAATGAAAATGTACCGTAGGGAGGAGGAGGTAAACGGGATGGTGGTGGATCCCCTGAAAGCCGTCCACGTGGTCAAAGGAATCACCGGACACGAAGTCTGCCACTATTTCTTCAGTCCCAAATATCGTTACGACTGGGAGA cgACTCTGGAGCACATGAACGTGGTGGAAACGATATCGGACGAcaccttaatatttttacagatgCACAAGCGCATTTGGCCGTTTAATCAGCGCGACGTGCTGTTTTGGTCGCACATGCGGAAACTCCCCAACGATCAGGACAGGGACGGACCCGACATGTGGACGGTCGTCAATAATTCGACTGAACTTCCGGAGTATCCG GAAAACGTAGGTAAAATAGTtaggatatttttaaatgtttgcttgTTATGTCAAACGCGGGTCCATCCGCCGAAAGATGGCGCGCCAATCACTAGAGATAACGTGTCTTGTAAAATCACATATTGTTCAGTCG tgaatcCTGGAGGTTGGGCTCCCGCCTCAGTTTTAAGGGCCTTATACAAGCGAGAATATCCGAAATTCTTAAAACGGTTTACGGGGTACGTCATCAATCAGACCAAAGACAAGCCGCTTATGTTTTAA